The following coding sequences lie in one Helicoverpa armigera isolate CAAS_96S chromosome 8, ASM3070526v1, whole genome shotgun sequence genomic window:
- the LOC110383740 gene encoding perilipin-4 isoform X20, with product MFSGIADKNLGAFRSIGEKTASLFERKKKDAEQVASEKVQEAAHVVEDQVKKAGEIIGGAQKTATDAAGTANDAKHSAIDALDKELSKVSLAAGEAQDAASKALADGKKVVDVTKDTLATTADNTKKAAESAYNTTKDTVSSTIQSTVDTTQKVAQSAIDTGKTYATTARDSVANTVNSTVENTKHAAQTAVDTTKSYVDSAKDTAQSTFQMAYDASVGAAGSAYNMGLSYLESAKDTVASTVDSTKKTAQSTLETGKTYVNSAKDTVQSTINTTIDTTKTAAQTAVETGKTYVNTAKDSVANTVHSTVDTTKNVAAAAVEKGTTMIGTAKESVANTINTTVDTTKNVAAAAVDKGTTLIGSAKDTVASTVDTTKNVAAAAVDKGTTFIGTAKDTVASTAQTTVDSTKNAAASAVNQGSTFIGTAKDNVTSTVQSTVDSTKNAASAAVDKGTTLFGSAKDTVGSTVQTTLDTTKNVAAAAVEKGTTAIGTAKDTVASTIHTTVDTTKNVAAAAVEKGSAMVGTAKDTVASTYQTTVDTTKNVAAAAVEKGTTAIGTAKDTVASTYQTTVDTTKNVAAAAVEKGTTAIGTAKDTVASTVHTTLDTTKNVAAAAVEKGSAMVGTAKDTVASTIQTTVDTTKNVAAAAVEKGTTAIGTAKETLANTVHSTVDTTKNVAAAAVEKGTNIIGSAKDTVSNTVHSTVDTTKSVASSAVDKGSSLIGSAKDTVTNTFDSTKQAAASAVDTGVSYATSAKDTLANTVHSTVDATKNVTSSVVDKGVSLVGSAKDTVAHTFDATKNAAASAVGTGVSFAASAKDTLANTVHSTVDATKNVASSAVDKGVSFVGSAKDTVANTVHSTVDTTKSAAASVVDKGVSFVGGAKGLIETNLQGPKDSTENVLSEGVKTVENTADTINTTVDATKKAAEDAKAQAAKAAEDAKEKARLAAKAAEDEAKRVANAAVEESKKAAEKAAADASNAINSTVDNTLKRVETAADEGIKNASNVVDSKLKETDKYLNEKRDHLLSNLSSAVNDASTGATGLLSKGLTAFPK from the exons ACAAGAACCTTG GGGCGTTCCGAAGCATCGGCGAGAAGACTGCGTCCCTCTTCGAGCGCAAGAAGAAAGATGCCGAGCAAGTGGCTTCTGAGAAGGTGCAGGAAGCTGCCCATGTCGTAGAAGACCAGGTCAAGAAAGCCGGTGAAATCATCGGCGGGGCACAGAAGACCGCTACCGACGCTGCGGGTACTG CTAACGACGCGAAGCACTCAGCCATTGATGCTTTAGACAAGGAGCTGTCGAAGGTATCCCTGGCCGCTGGTGAGGCACAGGACGCGGCCAGCAAGGCTCTCGCTGACGGCAAGAAAGTCGTCGATGTCACTAAAG ACACATTGGCGACCACCGCAGATAACACAAAAAAGGCAGCTGAGTCAGCGTACAACACTACAAAAG atacTGTGTCAAGCACTATTCAAAGTACCGTAGATACCACACAGAAAGTTGCTCAATCGGCTATTGATACCGGCAAAACTTATGCCACAACCGCTAGAG attcaGTCGCTAACACAGTCAATAGTACAGTAGAAAATACAAAACACGCCGCCCAAACGGCTGTAGACACGACAAAGTCTTACGTAGATAGTGCCAAAG ATACTGCCCAAAGTACGTTTCAAATGGCATACGATGCGTCCGTTGGTGCTGCTGGCTCCGCTTATAATATGGGCTTGTCCTATTTAGAGAGTGCtaaag ATACGGTAGCAAGCACAGTAGATAGCACAAAGAAAACTGCACAAAGTACACTAGAAACTGGGAAAACCTACGTCAACTCCGccaaag atACGGTTCAGAGCACAATTAATACGACAATAGATACGACTAAAACTGCTGCCCAAACCGCAGTAGAAACAGGAAAAACATATGTTAACACGGCCAAAG ATAGTGTAGCGAATACAGTTCATTCAACTGTAGATACCACGAAGAATGTGGCGGCAGCCGCTGTAGAGAAGGGCACAACTATGATTGGCACTGCCAAAG AATCCGTAGCAAACACAATAAATACAACTGTGGACACTACTAAAAATGTGGCCGCCGCTGCTGTTGACAAAGGCACAACACTTATTGGCAGTGCTAAag ATACGGTTGCAAGCACAGTAGACACTACTAAAAATGTAGCGGCTGCTGCTGTCGATAAAGGCACTACATTCATTGGCACAGCTAAAG ATACCGTAGCAAGCACTGCACAGACTACAGTAGACTCGACTAAGAACGCTGCCGCATCAGCTGTGAATCAGGGAAGCACATTCATTGGCACTGCCAAAG ATAATGTTACAAGCACAGTGCAATCGACAGTAGACAGTACTAAAAACGCGGCGTCCGCTGCAGTTGACAAGGGCACAACACTTTTTGGTTCAGCTAAAG ATACGGTAGGAAGCACAGTCCAAACTACATTAGATACGACCAAAAATGTAGCTGCCGCTGCTGTAGAAAAAGGCACTACTGCGATTGGCACAGCTAAAG ataCGGTAGCCAGCACAATTCACACTACAGTAGACACAACTAAAAACGTTGCTGCCGCTGCAGTAGAAAAAGGCTCAGCAATGGTTGGCACAGCTAAAG ATACGGTTGCAAGCACATATCAAACCACTGTAGACACAACTAAAAATGTAGCTGCCGCCGCAGTCGAAAAGGGCACTACCGCTATTGGCACAGCTAAAG ATACGGTAGCAAGCACATATCAAACCACTGTAGACACAACTAAAAATGTTGCTGCCGCCGCAGTCGAGAAGGGCACTACCGCGATTGGCACAGCTAAAG ACACGGTAGCAAGCACAGTTCACACAACATTAGACACAACTAAAAACGTTGCTGCCGCTGCAGTAGAGAAAGGGTCAGCAATGGTTGGCACAGCTAAAG ATACGGTAGCAAGCACAATTCAAACCACTGTAGACACAACTAAAAATGTCGCTGCCGCTGCAGTCGAGAAGGGCACTACAGCTATTGGCACAGCTAAAG aaacattAGCGAATACTGTACACTCGACTGTAGATACCACTAAAAATGTAGCCGCTGCAGCTGTTGAAAAAGGCACAAACATTATTGGCAGTGCGAAAg ACACAGTGTCAAACACGGTACACAGTACAGTTGACACGACAAAAAGTGTGGCTTCATCTGCAGTTGACAAGGGCTCGTCTCTAATTGGCAGTGCCAAAg ATACCGTAACAAATACATTTGACTCGACAAAACAGGCTGCGGCTTCGGCTGTTGACACTGGCGTATCTTACGCTACGAGTGCCAAAG aCACGCTAGCAAATACCGTTCATAGCACTGTAGATGCAACAAAGAATGTTACATCGTCGGTTGTAGACAAAGGCGTATCTTTAGTAGGAAGTGCCAAAG ATACCGTAGCCCATACTTTTGATGCAACTAAAAACGCAGCCGCTTCTGCAGTTGGTACTGGTGTATCTTTCGCCGCCAGTGCTAAAG ACACGCTAGCAAATACCGTACATAGCACTGTAGATGCAACAAAGAACGTAGCATCATCGGCTGTAGACAAAGGCGTATCTTTCGTAGGAAGTGCCAAAG ATACGGTTGCAAACACAGTCCACAGCACTGTAGACACAACAAAGTCGGCCGCGGCTTCAGTTGTCGATAAAGGAGTATCTTTTGTCGGAGGTGCTAAAG gttTAATAGAAACGAACCTTCAAGGGCCCAAAGATTCTACTGAAAACGTTCTGAGTGAGGGTGTAAAGACAGTCGAAAACACAGCCG ATACGATCAACACCACAGTGGACGCGACTAAGAAGGCCGCCGAAGACGCGAAGGCACAAGCCGCTAAGGCCGCTGAAGACGCGAAGGAGAAGGCCAGACTCGCTGCTAAAGCCGCTGAGGATGAGGCCAAGAGAGTTGCTA ACGCCGCCGTTGAAGAGTCGAAGAAGGCAGCCGAGAAGGCGGCAGCAGACGCCAGCAATGCCATCAACAGCACCGTGGACAACACCCTGAAGAGGGTGGAGACTGCCGCTGATGAGGGCATCAAGAACGCCAGCAATGTTGTCGACTCCAAGCTCAAGGAAACTGACAAGTACCTCAATGAGAAGAGGGATcat CTGCTGTCCAACCTGTCATCAGCCGTCAATGATGCGTCAACAGGCGCCACCGGTCTGCTGAGCAAGGGCCTGACCGCCTTCCCCAAGTAG
- the LOC110383740 gene encoding perilipin-4 isoform X40: protein MFSGIADKNLGAFRSIGEKTASLFERKKKDAEQVASEKVQEAAHVVEDQVKKAGEIIGGAQKTATDAAGTANDAKHSAIDALDKELSKVSLAAGEAQDAASKALADGKKVVDVTKDTLATTADNTKKAAESAYNTTKDTVSSTIQSTVDTTQKVAQSAIDTGKTYATTARDSVANTVNSTVENTKHAAQTAVDTTKSYVDSAKDTAQSTFQMAYDASVGAAGSAYNMGLSYLESAKDTVASTVDSTKKTAQSTLETGKTYVNSAKDTVQSTINTTIDTTKTAAQTAVETGKTYVNTAKDSVANTVHSTVDTTKNVAAAAVEKGTTMIGTAKESVANTINTTVDTTKNVAAAAVDKGTTLIGSAKDTVASTVDTTKNVAAAAVDKGTTFIGTAKDTVASTAQTTVDSTKNAAASAVNQGSTFIGTAKDNVTSTVQSTVDSTKNAASAAVDKGTTLFGSAKDTVGSTVQTTLDTTKNVAAAAVEKGTTAIGTAKDTVASTIHTTVDTTKNVAAAAVEKGSAMVGTAKDTVASTYQTTVDTTKNVAAAAVEKGTTAIGTAKETLANTVHSTVDTTKNVAAAAVEKGTNIIGSAKDTVSNTVHSTVDTTKSVASSAVDKGSSLIGSAKDTVTNTFDSTKQAAASAVDTGVSYATSAKDTLANTVHSTVDATKNVTSSVVDKGVSLVGSAKDTVAHTFDATKNAAASAVGTGVSFAASAKDTLANTVHSTVDATKNVASSAVDKGVSFVGSAKDTLASTVDTAKNAAAGAVDTSISFLGSAKDTVANTVHSTVDTTKSAAASVVDKGVSFVGGAKDSVTETLRFKTEEVVEDAVDSAEGLIETNLQGPKDSTENVLSEGVKTVENTADTINTTVDATKKAAEDAKAQAAKAAEDAKEKARLAAKAAEDEAKRVANAAVEESKKAAEKAAADASNAINSTVDNTLKRVETAADEGIKNASNVVDSKLKETDKYLNEKRDHLLSNLSSAVNDASTGATGLLSKGLTAFPK from the exons ACAAGAACCTTG GGGCGTTCCGAAGCATCGGCGAGAAGACTGCGTCCCTCTTCGAGCGCAAGAAGAAAGATGCCGAGCAAGTGGCTTCTGAGAAGGTGCAGGAAGCTGCCCATGTCGTAGAAGACCAGGTCAAGAAAGCCGGTGAAATCATCGGCGGGGCACAGAAGACCGCTACCGACGCTGCGGGTACTG CTAACGACGCGAAGCACTCAGCCATTGATGCTTTAGACAAGGAGCTGTCGAAGGTATCCCTGGCCGCTGGTGAGGCACAGGACGCGGCCAGCAAGGCTCTCGCTGACGGCAAGAAAGTCGTCGATGTCACTAAAG ACACATTGGCGACCACCGCAGATAACACAAAAAAGGCAGCTGAGTCAGCGTACAACACTACAAAAG atacTGTGTCAAGCACTATTCAAAGTACCGTAGATACCACACAGAAAGTTGCTCAATCGGCTATTGATACCGGCAAAACTTATGCCACAACCGCTAGAG attcaGTCGCTAACACAGTCAATAGTACAGTAGAAAATACAAAACACGCCGCCCAAACGGCTGTAGACACGACAAAGTCTTACGTAGATAGTGCCAAAG ATACTGCCCAAAGTACGTTTCAAATGGCATACGATGCGTCCGTTGGTGCTGCTGGCTCCGCTTATAATATGGGCTTGTCCTATTTAGAGAGTGCtaaag ATACGGTAGCAAGCACAGTAGATAGCACAAAGAAAACTGCACAAAGTACACTAGAAACTGGGAAAACCTACGTCAACTCCGccaaag atACGGTTCAGAGCACAATTAATACGACAATAGATACGACTAAAACTGCTGCCCAAACCGCAGTAGAAACAGGAAAAACATATGTTAACACGGCCAAAG ATAGTGTAGCGAATACAGTTCATTCAACTGTAGATACCACGAAGAATGTGGCGGCAGCCGCTGTAGAGAAGGGCACAACTATGATTGGCACTGCCAAAG AATCCGTAGCAAACACAATAAATACAACTGTGGACACTACTAAAAATGTGGCCGCCGCTGCTGTTGACAAAGGCACAACACTTATTGGCAGTGCTAAag ATACGGTTGCAAGCACAGTAGACACTACTAAAAATGTAGCGGCTGCTGCTGTCGATAAAGGCACTACATTCATTGGCACAGCTAAAG ATACCGTAGCAAGCACTGCACAGACTACAGTAGACTCGACTAAGAACGCTGCCGCATCAGCTGTGAATCAGGGAAGCACATTCATTGGCACTGCCAAAG ATAATGTTACAAGCACAGTGCAATCGACAGTAGACAGTACTAAAAACGCGGCGTCCGCTGCAGTTGACAAGGGCACAACACTTTTTGGTTCAGCTAAAG ATACGGTAGGAAGCACAGTCCAAACTACATTAGATACGACCAAAAATGTAGCTGCCGCTGCTGTAGAAAAAGGCACTACTGCGATTGGCACAGCTAAAG ataCGGTAGCCAGCACAATTCACACTACAGTAGACACAACTAAAAACGTTGCTGCCGCTGCAGTAGAAAAAGGCTCAGCAATGGTTGGCACAGCTAAAG ATACGGTAGCAAGCACATATCAAACCACTGTAGACACAACTAAAAATGTTGCTGCCGCCGCAGTCGAGAAGGGCACTACCGCGATTGGCACAGCTAAAG aaacattAGCGAATACTGTACACTCGACTGTAGATACCACTAAAAATGTAGCCGCTGCAGCTGTTGAAAAAGGCACAAACATTATTGGCAGTGCGAAAg ACACAGTGTCAAACACGGTACACAGTACAGTTGACACGACAAAAAGTGTGGCTTCATCTGCAGTTGACAAGGGCTCGTCTCTAATTGGCAGTGCCAAAg ATACCGTAACAAATACATTTGACTCGACAAAACAGGCTGCGGCTTCGGCTGTTGACACTGGCGTATCTTACGCTACGAGTGCCAAAG aCACGCTAGCAAATACCGTTCATAGCACTGTAGATGCAACAAAGAATGTTACATCGTCGGTTGTAGACAAAGGCGTATCTTTAGTAGGAAGTGCCAAAG ATACCGTAGCCCATACTTTTGATGCAACTAAAAACGCAGCCGCTTCTGCAGTTGGTACTGGTGTATCTTTCGCCGCCAGTGCTAAAG ACACGCTAGCAAATACCGTACATAGCACTGTAGATGCAACAAAGAACGTAGCATCATCGGCTGTAGACAAAGGCGTATCTTTCGTAGGAAGTGCCAAAG ATACATTGGCAAGCACTGTAGATACGGCTAAAAATGCGGCAGCTGGTGCCGTAGACACGAGCATTTCATTCTTAGGATCGGCTAAAG ATACGGTTGCAAACACAGTCCACAGCACTGTAGACACAACAAAGTCGGCCGCGGCTTCAGTTGTCGATAAAGGAGTATCTTTTGTCGGAGGTGCTAAAG ATTCAGTAACAGAGACACTACGCTTTAAAACTGAGGAGGTGGTGGAAGATGCCGTAGACTCAGCTGAAG gttTAATAGAAACGAACCTTCAAGGGCCCAAAGATTCTACTGAAAACGTTCTGAGTGAGGGTGTAAAGACAGTCGAAAACACAGCCG ATACGATCAACACCACAGTGGACGCGACTAAGAAGGCCGCCGAAGACGCGAAGGCACAAGCCGCTAAGGCCGCTGAAGACGCGAAGGAGAAGGCCAGACTCGCTGCTAAAGCCGCTGAGGATGAGGCCAAGAGAGTTGCTA ACGCCGCCGTTGAAGAGTCGAAGAAGGCAGCCGAGAAGGCGGCAGCAGACGCCAGCAATGCCATCAACAGCACCGTGGACAACACCCTGAAGAGGGTGGAGACTGCCGCTGATGAGGGCATCAAGAACGCCAGCAATGTTGTCGACTCCAAGCTCAAGGAAACTGACAAGTACCTCAATGAGAAGAGGGATcat CTGCTGTCCAACCTGTCATCAGCCGTCAATGATGCGTCAACAGGCGCCACCGGTCTGCTGAGCAAGGGCCTGACCGCCTTCCCCAAGTAG
- the LOC110383740 gene encoding perilipin-4 isoform X5 — translation MFSGIADKNLGAFRSIGEKTASLFERKKKDAEQVASEKVQEAAHVVEDQVKKAGEIIGGAQKTATDAAGTANDAKHSAIDALDKELSKVSLAAGEAQDAASKALADGKKVVDVTKDTLATTADNTKKAAESAYNTTKDTVSSTIQSTVDTTQKVAQSAIDTGKTYATTARDSVANTVNSTVENTKHAAQTAVDTTKSYVDSAKDTAQSTFQMAYDASVGAAGSAYNMGLSYLESAKDTVASTVDSTKKTAQSTLETGKTYVNSAKDTVQSTINTTIDTTKTAAQTAVETGKTYVNTAKDSVANTVHSTVDTTKNVAAAAVEKGTTMIGTAKESVANTINTTVDTTKNVAAAAVDKGTTLIGSAKDTVASTVDTTKNVAAAAVDKGTTFIGTAKDTVASTAQTTVDSTKNAAASAVNQGSTFIGTAKDNVTSTVQSTVDSTKNAASAAVDKGTTLFGSAKDTVGSTVQTTLDTTKNVAAAAVEKGTTAIGTAKDTVASTIHTTVDTTKNVAAAAVEKGSAMVGTAKDTVASTYQTTVDTTKNVAAAAVEKGTTAIGTAKDTVASTYQTTVDTTKNVAAAAVEKGTTAIGTAKDTVASTVHTTLDTTKNVAAAAVEKGSAMVGTAKDTVASTIQTTVDTTKNVAAAAVEKGTTAIGTAKETLANTVHSTVDTTKNVAAAAVEKGTNIIGSAKDTVSNTVHSTVDTTKSVASSAVDKGSSLIGSAKDTVTNTFDSTKQAAASAVDTGVSYATSAKDTLANTVHSTVDATKNVTSSVVDKGVSLVGSAKDTVAHTFDATKNAAASAVGTGVSFAASAKDTLANTVHSTVDATKNVASSAVDKGVSFVGSAKDTVANTVHSTVDTTKSAAASVVDKGVSFVGGAKDSVTETLRFKTEEVVEDAVDSAEGLIETNLQGPKDSTENVLSEGVKTVENTADTINTTVDATKKAAEDAKAQAAKAAEDAKEKARLAAKAAEDEAKRVANAAVEESKKAAEKAAADASNAINSTVDNTLKRVETAADEGIKNASNVVDSKLKETDKYLNEKRDHLLSNLSSAVNDASTGATGLLSKGLTAFPK, via the exons ACAAGAACCTTG GGGCGTTCCGAAGCATCGGCGAGAAGACTGCGTCCCTCTTCGAGCGCAAGAAGAAAGATGCCGAGCAAGTGGCTTCTGAGAAGGTGCAGGAAGCTGCCCATGTCGTAGAAGACCAGGTCAAGAAAGCCGGTGAAATCATCGGCGGGGCACAGAAGACCGCTACCGACGCTGCGGGTACTG CTAACGACGCGAAGCACTCAGCCATTGATGCTTTAGACAAGGAGCTGTCGAAGGTATCCCTGGCCGCTGGTGAGGCACAGGACGCGGCCAGCAAGGCTCTCGCTGACGGCAAGAAAGTCGTCGATGTCACTAAAG ACACATTGGCGACCACCGCAGATAACACAAAAAAGGCAGCTGAGTCAGCGTACAACACTACAAAAG atacTGTGTCAAGCACTATTCAAAGTACCGTAGATACCACACAGAAAGTTGCTCAATCGGCTATTGATACCGGCAAAACTTATGCCACAACCGCTAGAG attcaGTCGCTAACACAGTCAATAGTACAGTAGAAAATACAAAACACGCCGCCCAAACGGCTGTAGACACGACAAAGTCTTACGTAGATAGTGCCAAAG ATACTGCCCAAAGTACGTTTCAAATGGCATACGATGCGTCCGTTGGTGCTGCTGGCTCCGCTTATAATATGGGCTTGTCCTATTTAGAGAGTGCtaaag ATACGGTAGCAAGCACAGTAGATAGCACAAAGAAAACTGCACAAAGTACACTAGAAACTGGGAAAACCTACGTCAACTCCGccaaag atACGGTTCAGAGCACAATTAATACGACAATAGATACGACTAAAACTGCTGCCCAAACCGCAGTAGAAACAGGAAAAACATATGTTAACACGGCCAAAG ATAGTGTAGCGAATACAGTTCATTCAACTGTAGATACCACGAAGAATGTGGCGGCAGCCGCTGTAGAGAAGGGCACAACTATGATTGGCACTGCCAAAG AATCCGTAGCAAACACAATAAATACAACTGTGGACACTACTAAAAATGTGGCCGCCGCTGCTGTTGACAAAGGCACAACACTTATTGGCAGTGCTAAag ATACGGTTGCAAGCACAGTAGACACTACTAAAAATGTAGCGGCTGCTGCTGTCGATAAAGGCACTACATTCATTGGCACAGCTAAAG ATACCGTAGCAAGCACTGCACAGACTACAGTAGACTCGACTAAGAACGCTGCCGCATCAGCTGTGAATCAGGGAAGCACATTCATTGGCACTGCCAAAG ATAATGTTACAAGCACAGTGCAATCGACAGTAGACAGTACTAAAAACGCGGCGTCCGCTGCAGTTGACAAGGGCACAACACTTTTTGGTTCAGCTAAAG ATACGGTAGGAAGCACAGTCCAAACTACATTAGATACGACCAAAAATGTAGCTGCCGCTGCTGTAGAAAAAGGCACTACTGCGATTGGCACAGCTAAAG ataCGGTAGCCAGCACAATTCACACTACAGTAGACACAACTAAAAACGTTGCTGCCGCTGCAGTAGAAAAAGGCTCAGCAATGGTTGGCACAGCTAAAG ATACGGTTGCAAGCACATATCAAACCACTGTAGACACAACTAAAAATGTAGCTGCCGCCGCAGTCGAAAAGGGCACTACCGCTATTGGCACAGCTAAAG ATACGGTAGCAAGCACATATCAAACCACTGTAGACACAACTAAAAATGTTGCTGCCGCCGCAGTCGAGAAGGGCACTACCGCGATTGGCACAGCTAAAG ACACGGTAGCAAGCACAGTTCACACAACATTAGACACAACTAAAAACGTTGCTGCCGCTGCAGTAGAGAAAGGGTCAGCAATGGTTGGCACAGCTAAAG ATACGGTAGCAAGCACAATTCAAACCACTGTAGACACAACTAAAAATGTCGCTGCCGCTGCAGTCGAGAAGGGCACTACAGCTATTGGCACAGCTAAAG aaacattAGCGAATACTGTACACTCGACTGTAGATACCACTAAAAATGTAGCCGCTGCAGCTGTTGAAAAAGGCACAAACATTATTGGCAGTGCGAAAg ACACAGTGTCAAACACGGTACACAGTACAGTTGACACGACAAAAAGTGTGGCTTCATCTGCAGTTGACAAGGGCTCGTCTCTAATTGGCAGTGCCAAAg ATACCGTAACAAATACATTTGACTCGACAAAACAGGCTGCGGCTTCGGCTGTTGACACTGGCGTATCTTACGCTACGAGTGCCAAAG aCACGCTAGCAAATACCGTTCATAGCACTGTAGATGCAACAAAGAATGTTACATCGTCGGTTGTAGACAAAGGCGTATCTTTAGTAGGAAGTGCCAAAG ATACCGTAGCCCATACTTTTGATGCAACTAAAAACGCAGCCGCTTCTGCAGTTGGTACTGGTGTATCTTTCGCCGCCAGTGCTAAAG ACACGCTAGCAAATACCGTACATAGCACTGTAGATGCAACAAAGAACGTAGCATCATCGGCTGTAGACAAAGGCGTATCTTTCGTAGGAAGTGCCAAAG ATACGGTTGCAAACACAGTCCACAGCACTGTAGACACAACAAAGTCGGCCGCGGCTTCAGTTGTCGATAAAGGAGTATCTTTTGTCGGAGGTGCTAAAG ATTCAGTAACAGAGACACTACGCTTTAAAACTGAGGAGGTGGTGGAAGATGCCGTAGACTCAGCTGAAG gttTAATAGAAACGAACCTTCAAGGGCCCAAAGATTCTACTGAAAACGTTCTGAGTGAGGGTGTAAAGACAGTCGAAAACACAGCCG ATACGATCAACACCACAGTGGACGCGACTAAGAAGGCCGCCGAAGACGCGAAGGCACAAGCCGCTAAGGCCGCTGAAGACGCGAAGGAGAAGGCCAGACTCGCTGCTAAAGCCGCTGAGGATGAGGCCAAGAGAGTTGCTA ACGCCGCCGTTGAAGAGTCGAAGAAGGCAGCCGAGAAGGCGGCAGCAGACGCCAGCAATGCCATCAACAGCACCGTGGACAACACCCTGAAGAGGGTGGAGACTGCCGCTGATGAGGGCATCAAGAACGCCAGCAATGTTGTCGACTCCAAGCTCAAGGAAACTGACAAGTACCTCAATGAGAAGAGGGATcat CTGCTGTCCAACCTGTCATCAGCCGTCAATGATGCGTCAACAGGCGCCACCGGTCTGCTGAGCAAGGGCCTGACCGCCTTCCCCAAGTAG